agtCAATAAGTATAGTGTACATCGACCTTTAATCATTTTGAACAATTTGATTACATCTTTAGTTTCTCCCACTCTGCATAATCCATTGATCAGAATCCCGTGAGTAATTTTGTCGACCAGAAACCTTAGTACTACTACTTTATCGTATAGGATAAGAGCTTTATTTATCTCACCTTTATCACATATACCCCTCATTAGTGTAGTTAACGTAATGACATCTGGATGATAATTCCGTTTCAGAATGTtgacaaataaagataaatCGAAATCCATTTGGTCTAAGTGATAGAAACAATTGATGAGGAAGGTGAGAGTAACAAGGTTAGAGCGAATTCCCTTGAGTTCGTTCCATTTCTTAACGAGAGAAATAGCAATAGGATATTGTTCCATTCTCACAAGGAATCCCAAAATCTTTCCAAATGCGAATGGAAAGAATTTCGCGCTAAgttgtgataacaagattagtTTTATGAGAGACGTGAGCAAAATttatttgtgattttaatttttataaaaatattcctcaattaatatttgaaacaataaaaagagAGTTACTTATGTAttatatctaataaaaatagagaAGAGATAAAATTTCATACAAATAGAACTCCGACAATCTATAACTAAATGCATTTATATTAAGGTCTTGTCTAGgctaatatttaataaagtttgGTGGCATGATTGaagtatttaaaacaaaagtcaGATGGTGGGTACATAACTATTATTACTATAGTATACTGCCATGCTTGGTGCATGactaatatattaaattctACTTATAAAAGTGTGGGTTGGAGAAGCGTGGGGTGGGAATAGCAACTAGAGGAACATTCTTTCTTAGAACAATTCCAaatttttcttctgtttctaACTTGTCTCCTTGTGGTATTGTCCAGTCAAACAAGTGTATAAGTGTTGcaagaagatgaagaacagTCTTCTCAGCCATTGCTATTCCTGCACAGATTCTTCTTCCAGATCCAAAGGGAAAATAACTGAAGTCATTGCCACTGAAATCCCACTTAGCATCCAAGAACCTTGTAGGATCAAATTCCAGAGGTTTCTCCCAAACTGAAGGGTCTCTATGAATGGCCCACACATTGATGAAGATTCGAGAACCCTTTGGGATGGTGTAGCCTCCGACGTTGCTGCTTTCACTGGGGCTATGTGGAACTAGAAGTGGAAGTGCAGGATGCAACCGAAGAGTCTCTTTCATCACTGCTTCCAAGTAATGCAACTTATGAATGTCAGACTCTTCTACCATTTTATCTTTTCCAACCACAACTTCCAACTCTTCTTGGACTTTCTTCATTACTTCTGCCTTCTGCATTATTTCTGCCATTGCAAACTCAATTGTGTTTGAAGATGTATCGGTTCCACCCACAACCATATCCTGTTTGTGTTTATTTACAATTTCCCCTACTGTTGTTAGTCATAACATTCTTGaatttccttattttatttttttttcactaaggCAAAGAAGGAATCGcctttataacaattttaaaatagataatttacGAATTGATTAGCTAAAtctgttttcaaaattaaccaTGTAGTATCTTATCTCAAAACATAAatgatgttatatttataaaacctACCCTGTTTGTTTGCTAGCCAAAATTACATGCAAAAACAATTGTAATTGAAGAAAATTACGAAAAGAGActataaagtattaaaaatattaacaaaaaaacgaaaatcattatatatatatatatatatatatatatatatatatatatttttacatttaaaaatgataacataaaaaataaataatctatcatttatgtaaaaaaataatcattcacactttaaaacataataattaaattgtaatataataacatttacagaataatttattgtgaatgtatgatcaattatattataaatattttattatatttatatatatcagtaatattttaatataattaattatttattttcatataattataattacgctattaaaataataaataaaataaatttattattttataaattaatttattttactaagtTTTTATTGAGTTATAgcttttttatgtattaaaatttgatatttttttacttattttaatctaaaatttcttttagctttaacttatgttttaaaaattcattttacaatttatttatcatatgaATCAAATTAactataagttttttaatttcttttcactcaatttaaataattatttttcagtaTCGGTACACAGAAGACAATAACTAATTGTGTCATGATGTGATCACTCTTCCATTTTTAAAGCTGCATTATTGAGATTTGAATCATGATATTCTAACATGAGGACATGCTTTGAAAACCTTTTAATTCACAACACCTCCTTATAactctttataatattttttatttaaaaaatttatttatattttaatttaatattttattattaatgacaGTTGTATATTTACAAAAGCGATGACAACATAATGTTTTTCTCCAGAAATTTTTATCATTCCATAAAACTTGCCGTTGACTGAAATATATGattcttttattctaaaatttagttttaagaaGAACAGGtttgaagaaataatttttattagaaatcgAAAATGAGATGCAATGATGATAAGCCATAATTGAAGTTGGAAAGTTACCATGAGGAGGGCCTTAAGGTGGGTCATGGTGAATGGTGTCTTTGAATCAGAGCCTTCAGAATCCTTAAGATCCAACAAAAACTGCagaaaatcttttctttctttctttttccgaTCTTCTTTTTGGTTCACCTTCACTCTTTCGCCAATCATCCTTTCAAATATCGCATCGAACCGGGGCACCAGCGCCTGCATATCTTTCTCCACGCCCTGCAAATCGAACCGGGCCAACCCAGGAAAAAAGTCCGAAACATTGGGCTTCCCCAGCAGCTGCGTCATCTCCGCTACCAACTCCCTGAACTCCGCTCCCACACTTTCCCTATCCACCCCTTCTACCTCCCCGCCCCACATCATACTGGTTATCACATTCATCACCGCTAGAAACACCTGCTCCCCCACGTTCACCGCACTCCCCGCTCGATCGTACAAATAGGACACCATTTTGCACACCTCGCTGCGACGCAGATCGTAGACGGAATCCAGGGTGACGTTGCTCAACATCTTCACCACGCACACTTTCCTCAGCATCCGCCATTCGGGGCCGTACGGGGTCCATACTATGTCGGTGCCGCCATAGGTGGCAATCCTACCGGCTACGGGGACGTCGCGGTTGGCGAAAACAGTGTCATGGTCTTTGAGGACCTCGCGAGCAAGGGTGGGTGAAGTTATGACGATGGCGAGCTTGCTCCCGAGTCGaagtttgaaaatttggccGTGTATCTGGGCCAAGGCGGCGAAGTAAGTGTGAAGATCTGGGTGCAGAGATAAAAGGTTCCCGAAGAAGGGTAGGCCCGGTGGACCCGGCGGTAGGTTTCGGGGGTTGGGTTTGAGGAATAAGTAGGACGCAACtaggaaaaggaagaaaaagagaagaagggtAGTTATGGGTTGATCAGAGAAATAATGGGTTTGAGATAGAATTGAGGAGAGAGGCATGGTATGGTATGGTATGGTATGGTGGTGTATTGGGATTTCACATGGTGAGGATAccgtatatttatatatttttaacaagtaGGGAAGGTAGACATGGCGAGTTATGCAAAGACAATCAGAAGAATACGACAGATACAAGTTTTGTCGGGACTCCATGTTAGATGACAGAAAGGGAATCTTAGATAGCTTAGGTTTTTCAAGGAGGGAATTTCAGACCTTAAGAACAGATGGAAAATGAGCCAAATGTGAATGGAAACTGAGATTCTTTTGATCAAAGGCTTGAGATTGTAAAGTTAATCAAAATAATGAAGATGAATGGTTGGATCAGTGtcatagataaataaaataaaattaataaaattgtaaaattttaattaaaaattatatttttgtatgtatatgttattttataattttattattattaatttaatttattgctattaataatgttattttattactatggtttcatgttattttgtaaatttattttcattgatgtttctattattttattaatattatgttaatatattacTTTTGTTATTATCACTAACTTAAAGATGTCACGTGTATTTGTTATGTTGTAAAagtctaaaaaaaatatgtattttaaaaataacagtGGTTACAAATAACGgaactcaattattttaatattaaaatgttttaatatgaaTAGTTTCATTATAAAcggatttatttaaaatttttcttataaaacatAAACCAACGTAACATTGGGGTCACTAATCTAAGTTGTTGGTGTTTGTAGAGTTTTAGGGTCTATGTTTCTTAGGGCAAATTGAAGGGAGGAGATTTATGTCCAACTCAACAAGATGACTCTAGGGTCTTTTAGAAATTTGTATGTTGATTTTGTGTCATTTTGGTTGTATGTATGATGATTATGTTATGTGAGTATAGGAGTCATGTGATGTATGATGGATATTTTGGAGTCATGAACTGGTTCGTTTTGTAAAGATTTGAGGATTGAATATGTGCTCAAAATGTATATGTTGTTtgaaagttttgtaaaatttaatgtgtttgaaGCTTGATTTGTGATTTCGGGATATGgtgaaattgaagatttttaCTTGACCAATTTGGTATAGTtcaaagaatatattaaaatgaatttgagaagaaaaagaataaatgaacTAAATTGAGTAATTGTGCAATAATTGAAAACCTGATTTCACAAAAGCTCACTTACAAGATGTTGATGGTTTTGTACCTCTACAAAACTgatttgtaagatgaggtttgcattGCATCCACTTATCTACTATGAATTGACCTTATTTTTATTCGACGTGAGacttccaatatatatatatatatatatatatatatatatatatatatatatattaaaagtaaaatatatcatttgtGTTATATAATTAAGAGCATTTATATAACTTTCAAGTTAAGATACACACAAATATGACTATCTTATTATTCATTTCCATCtcattgataaataaatatttatttaaatatattttcagttCATAACaattccattttttaaaatacatgacTACCTTATTATTCATTTCCATCtcattgataaataaatatttattcaaatatgttTTCAGTTCATAAcaattcattttctaaaatacagttagattttaataatttttgaaaaactaactattaaacaatacaaattccaaataccatattaaaaatgGTTTGAATTTAGAAACCTGATGAATAgaacatatttaaaagttataagaaCATTTATCTATCTATAGAAAAccattttaaataagaaaatattagaaaattacataataacaCAATGACGATCAGAGTGAGCTCAACGCAAAAGCTCTCGCAAAATAAAGCGCTTAGTGTTAGGTTTGACCACTCAGCATCAGATCTGCTCAATGCTAGAATTTTCACACTTTTGCTCGCTTAAAAGTGAGAAAATAGTTCCAAACTTGCAGTGGTAACTGGTGCTCACAAGACCGTTCACATTTTAGTTGCTTAGTTGTGGAAAATGGCACGAAGCGCCATACCAAAAAGCTGTCATTGCACAATTGTGATATGATGAACTAGTGACCAAATCAAATTACTAAATTGGTATTCCTAGCTTAGTGATTGGTCCAAAAAGTGCTTCAGTGTCAAAGTGAGTACCAATTTGCTCAATTAACCAATACTTGGTCCATCAACTCAACACCAATTTCAACTAAATCAAGCAATTCAAACAACACACTATGATAATAcccaaaaacatatttcaagAGTGATTTAATCAACTAAAACAGaaatttcaatcaatcacaaaccataaaaaaaaaaaaaaaactcatttaacaAGCAATCACACACGAATTCCCCGTACTAGACTACCAATCTCAAATCTAATTCAACATGCATCATAGACTAGAAATGTATCAATAACTTAAAAAGTGATAGTTAACTTCCTTTATCTTTTCAAAGGACTAAATTGCTCTAAGAGTGCTAAGACAACTCCAACTCCTTAAAGAACTCCATTTGTTCCTACAAGACACAAAAACATGATCAAAACATACAATTAGTATCATTGATCAGGAGAGAGTCCTATAAATAACTCATATAACacataagagaaaaaaacaactAACATGCATGAAAAAACgcataaactaaataaaagaatagaaactaacttactcttttaTAGAAACTAATTGGAGAGACTTAAAAATTTTGCCTTAGTGATCACTCAAGCGCTCTCTAATCTTCAAACAAatgaaatataagttaaaagaCTTAAAGAGAAGATATAAAACTCTTAGTGAAAAGGTTTTAGAGACataatatatttctatataataaaactcattAACTGAAATTATAtctataaattgaaatttttaatattaaaataagaaattatatttataagtttgaatttttaatattaaaataagtaagtttaattatttagaaCATACTTTCAATtctaatacataattttttaagtttttacgactttttttatataatcccTTACATGTGCAGgacactttttttattaataataatatagtaatattaataataataatcttattaataacattaataataataattacaatattaatgataatgatattactattactaatatatataattttcttttcttatatatataaataataaacttttttataatatatataataataattgttataattataatatttttgtaattttaaataagaatttcaattttatttaacataatctttattatttatatttaactttatatcatatttatttgtaagaataaaataataattatctaactttatcaattaaaatatatttttttaatttaccgATCGTATCATTCATAAATTTTCATAAGTTTTTTCTTCAAATCTCTTGGTCCATTCCTTCAAATCAACACCTCAATCTTTTCTCTATCCATTCATTCTACTTTCCTTAAATCATCTCTCCAATCCAAACACTACCTTAATGTCATcctaattaattcttaattttaatggTATTTGTACATAGATATTTCAAATAGTAAAGTGCTTAAATTTTATCTCTTTTCATACATAAAcctttattttagtttcatttttaaaattttactctCTTGTAAATGGTCTTTCAATTAAATTCAGGTCGAACtattaataaagaagaaatctcgaccatttatttatttattttaattctcaatAGTTATATAGTTTacgtaaaataattttttcaaacactaaaacattataaattttataattaaaagagtcaaatatatactttttattattttcattttcctaaaGTCAtgctttttattcttttacattttaatacaaGATCAAATGAATTGTATTAAACTTTGAAACTATAAAACATCATTATTTGTAGAAAGACTAAATTAAGTATgagttaaaacaaaattaaacttcattacgtctatttttaaataagatacAGTCTAAagatcaattaaaataaagctAAGCTTAAAATATCTTTAGTGATCTTTTTCACCTAAAATTTTTCTAAACTGGAACAATTAAGGTGACGTTTCCAAACAATACTATTATTTTCACACTTTTAGCTACAGTACGTCCTTCCTAATGTTTTGGGTCGTAAAAGTTGtcccaaaataataacaaaaatgaaTAACGATACTCAGTTGATAAAACCTGCACCGTCTCTAGTTTTTAGAGTTATCAACACTTGTAACTGACCAACACGAAAATACTCCCTTGATAGAACGGGCACACAGATAACAAAATGTTCAGATTCCAAATGAGGAATACATCACTTATTCGGATCTGGAAAACATGGTTTAATGTTgggaatgagaaaaaaattggcAGCAGCACAATGAGTATTTATCAGTCAGTATGTAGTTCACTAGTTTATTTGCATTTGTCAGATGAATTTCCTTTTAAAGCACTATTCAATTTAACTCACTTGTCACCTAAACGGCCAAACCTACGTAGGCAATCAGCAAAACTGGTAACAAGAGTAGCACACTTCAAAGGATCCTTGATATGTTCCTTGTAACATGATAAGGTCGCAAATCTCTCGGCCGTGCATGGCTCAGGCTTTGGGTTTGGAATCTTATACTCTTtatcatgaagatcctttgccTTCTGGGTTACTTCCTGCAACATAGTCTCCTCTTGCTTCTGCAATCTTTCCAAAACCTTCTCACTTTCCTGAAGGATACACTGAATGCTTTCTAACTCTGACTTTGGAGGTTGAGCAGGAAACGTTCCAGGTAGATGCAAAGGGGGCTGCACTGGCCACCCTGGAATAACTGCACTCTCCGGCTTTCTAGTTTCATTAGATTGAGACTTTTCAGTGTCTCTTGCCACCTTTCGTCTGCTCTTTCTAGTTTTTTTCTTTGGCAGGCCATCATCAACAAGCTGATTGACAAGGTCATTGCTAATCTGAATCGTAAATTCACCCATGATTGATAACTCCTACATAAGATACCCGAAAGATATCATTGAAGTAATGATGTTAAAAACATACTAATGCAGGTatgtagaataaaaaaataaaaattgggattatgtttatgatttatgaataattatgaCGCTATGTGTAAACAACTAAAGGTGGGCTAAATGGAAGGTTGGAATAAAATAGTGGGATGGAATGAAATGGAATAACCATCAATCTGAACATAGCTTTAATGAGCTAGGGTTAgtagaaaagtaaagaattatGTTTAGGGAGTTGTTTCCTTACAATTTGCTCTCTATTAGTCACTTGTGTTTTGAATGTTGTGcttaataattgtaatttggAATTCCCAAGAGATGTAGATTTGGAGGTATTTGAAAGGTTTCTAAGTTATTTTAAATCTTGTTttgtaaaactgttttaaaaactgtttttttaagaagaaaataagaaaaaaaattaataattttgttttgaaaactatCTTCATAATGAGATAACAAGgaaactttttattaaatctGTTTTCAAAGAatgtttaagaaatataaaatggaaaacaaaatttaatgtattttttttttaacttgttaaaaaattacaaataacaCATGTAAAAGATATGATTTTATCCTAGTAATTACGGAGGGAAATATGCACAGTTGATGATTTGGGATATTCTCCATTATTAGGTTTCCCTATATTATGCtttgaatgattaaaaataaaggatTAACATGCATGATTTGATTACACGCACAATTCACAACATAACTGTATGGTATCACAGATCCAGGTTTtccctttcccttttttttcccACCTTTTTAATCAGCACATAACACCGTTCACAAGAACATTTCACATGCCCTGTTCATGTGACCAAGACAAGACTCGTCATTTGACCACTCTGGCCTCCGCTATTCCCATTATTGAGCAACCTCATTAGAAGCAAATTGATGCCTCCTTATATAGCGTCCTCTGGTTCTCTCTTGGCCCCAATCTTCAAGCACGGTTCAAGACATTTACGACTTAACATGGACATGTAAACATATCTTGAAAAGCTTAATCACCTTATTGTAGACTATTCTACTCACATGCCTTTCACTACTAATGCAGAGACATTCTATAAATAATGCAATCAATTTTGCACGATATTTGCTCTTGTTGGACATCCACCGAACTTTAAAGTTGTTCATAATCAAATTCTCTCAGGTTCTAATGTTCATACATATACGATGCAGTTAGGAAGTAACTGTTGTATCTCTCCAATCAGTATACTTTTTAAAACACCTCAATGTCTACCAGGGATTTCATTACCCTAGTCCCTCAATGAATGAGTGAATTATCTCTCATAATTGTTTCAACAATTATTTTGTCCTGattgttaataattttgttcttgTAAAAATCAACAAGTGGACAAACTAATGTAGAAATGCTACGGCAAGGTTTGGCTAGACAACATGCAGATTTTGCCTTTAGTGTTTTCAGATATGCGACAAAGGcttttatatatttgtgtgaTGCATCTCTTACCacatgttttgttttcaaattttgtgcATGGATTTGTGATCAAGTTTTTGGTTTAGTGGCATTCTCCCTAGCATTGCCAATTGTACTAGTGTAGTAAATGTTACGATGTTGTCGAGCCCTTTAAGCCAGGAATTTCCTAGGGATTCTTAAAGGTCGCCTAATCCAACAAAATGACCTGGAAATCCCAGACGACCTATAACTGCTAAAATCACAGCACTAAGCTTGGCAGTGAACAACTTCAGTGGATTGATAAAATCAGGTGTCGAGAATCTATCTAATCCATGTACTTGCAGCTAAATGTAAATTCTTACATAGGTCCAATTCCACCAGAGATCGAAAACTTGAATCAACTCATCACTTTAGCCCTTTCTGAAAGTTTCAGGTCAAATTCATTCATAACTGTCCAAACCTTCTCACCTTCGGGGCTCTGTCAACATGGCAATGTATTAGAAGGTACAAAACACCTGTTAAACTCTCTAAATCAAAAGATCTAACAGAACTTTTGCCACATCAAAACATGTTGGTTGGCTAAATAACCATTCTATCTCAAAGCTTGATATGCTTTCATAGTTAGTCCTTCATGGAAACAAACTTCATGGGCGAATTCCAAGAAGCAGGGGACAGCTTAATCCGCTTTATTATTCGGATCTCTCTCAACCAGATCACAGGATCAATTCCTGATGATGTCATTGCTCACTTCAAAGAAATGCAGATGTAACTTGACCTTTCTTAATACCACTTGGTTGGGCATGTTGGAAATGATACAAGCTGTTGATAATCCAAACAATAATCTTTCAGCCTCCATTTGTTTGGACATGATACAAACTATTGATATTCCAAACAATAACCTTTCATCATTCTCAACATAAAAGCTGTTCAACCTTGATTTTTATGGAATCAATATATCAGATCTATTCCCACAGAATCTTTCAGTCACATGGACTTGCTTGAAATCCTAAACCTCTCAAGAAATCACTTAAAGGTGACATCCCTGAAATATTGGGAGAATTTAAGTTCCCTTGACCTTTCTTTAGAGTAACTAGGATATTCCTGATGGCTTTACCAACCTTTCCTTTAATCAACTAACCAAAAAGAGTTTATATGTGTCAACACAACATATACCATAAGAACATTAAAATGCTTCAAATTAACACCCTTGTAGAATCAGAGAATAAAAAACTGTAACTTGcatgttttgatttgatttaacaGTTTTAAGATACATGTGTTGTTAATCATTGATGAAGGATAAGCTCACTCTCTCCTCTCCCTCGCCGtcttcccccccccccccccctctctctctctctctgtcaaTAGAGTTTTTATGTTGTTGTGAACAGCATGTTTAATCACACATCTAAATCCTTTATCAGTTGTACATATTTCCCTAATTACTAAGATCAAATTATATCTTTTACACTCCCTCGAGCTAGAGCATGCATGTCATGGATCAAGCTAAATGTGATGAATATGAGAGGTCTTCATGGATTTAGTGTGCATGTCTACAAGTTGGTCACTGGATTTGACAAAGTCAGTGATGACTTATCAAGAGAGCACTCTCTATTacaaaataacaatcaattttcaTCTGTCTGCTTAAAAACGACTAGGTTTGACTTGATGAGGATGCCAACTTCATAGTCACATAATAGTGTTATGCCCAAATTTCAACCGATGGAGAACTTGCTGAGGCCATGTAATGTTGCATGCAACTATTGCCATAGCCTAGTACTCAGTTTCAACACTAGATCTAGCAATAGTGTTCTTCTTATTGCTCTAAGAGATCAAGTTCCCACCAATAAGaagacaatattaaaaaatggacCACCTATCTGAGGGTGATCTTGCCCAATCAGCATTAAAATCACAAACAACTTGAATTTCCTTTCTGTTAGAATAAATGCACCTATATATCATCATCAAGCATACTTAAGGGTAGTGTGATAGTCTTTATTGTTAGAATAATTGCACCTATGTATCATCATTAAGCCTACTTAAAGGTAGTGTGCTAATCTTTACGTGCAGTATCTATAGTAGTACCTAGGTCTGCACCTAGGTGTCTAGGGCAGAGCCTTAATCTTCCATGTAATTTTGtatcaaaactttattataaacagatgaaagagagagagatcAATTAAGCCTTCTAGAAATATTTTACAGTCTCAATCTTAAGTTGGTATCAAAACAGGTCGATCTCGCTCTGGTTTCAATCTAGTCTCCTCTATCAACACCTATAGTTGTTGTCTGCAACTGTCAAGCATCATTTGTCGCTGCCAACAACACTTTGTTGTGGTGTGTAGGCACATgatatttgatgaaaaatccCTTGCAAGTTtagaaaagattgaaattggAGAAACAAATATTCTCTTGCAAGTCgttagtaaaattttaattttgcagtCTAACTGCGTTTCAATTTCAGAAAGACTCTTCATCAGAAAACCCCAAGTGCAATAAGAGAAATCGTCTATAAAagtgacaaataaaaatatcctAACATGAAATAAATGCGACTAAGACCCCAAATATCATAGTGAACTAAAAGCAAATGGTGACACAACATGCTTATTCACATGATCACCACAATTAGTACAAGAATGCTTACCCAATTGATATGATTCGCTAATAAAACTTAATGGTAGAAAAACTAGTAACAAGTAAACGTAATGGTTCATCACCATAGAGTTGtcttatttgtattattatcatttatcgATCAAGAATAACTAATTAATCATAGCTAATTATAGGCACACACAAAGTGTTAATTGATAGTTACTATATAAGACCATGATTACATCATGCTTAATAACCGAAAAGAGCATACAAAATCTAGGTTGAGAGAAAAAGACGTCACCTGGGCTACATAGCTAAGCAAATTAAGAGGCAAGCATTAGAGGAAAGACTTGAAATTTTAAGTTAATGTCATTAGGTATGGGATCCTATTAGAGCTTGAACTTAATTTCTAAAGGTTACATAAGCAAAGTCTTGAACTGGTCAAATCAAACTCAAACCTGTACTAGTACTATTTTCAGAAAACTAGAAACCTATATTGtagatataataaaaatataatgtcatACTGATGTTCATAATGAAGAGCCTAAAGATAAACCCTTCACATGATAACAGGGTTATATATTCACACCACATATATGTGCACCATACATGTTTAATTTGAACTTTACATCAAACAATTTGGTAAAGACTCTGAGTAATAGGAAGAATGATAAGGTTTGAAATCTTGGGTAGCATGTGTTTGGACCACATACCCATACGTCTATGAAAGTGAGAAAGAATAGTTAAGAATTGGAAGAGATCATGTTTCCTATGCTAGATTTGTAAGAGGCACATACATGCATTAAATAGATAGGTAGATGCCACAGTACCTATAACTTGGCAAGTTCTTCGCAATATACTGTTGGTAATATGTCAGGCCGAGTGCTCAATGCCTCCCAAGCTGGAATCATAAAAG
This genomic stretch from Vigna radiata var. radiata cultivar VC1973A chromosome 7, Vradiata_ver6, whole genome shotgun sequence harbors:
- the LOC106769527 gene encoding geraniol 8-hydroxylase; this translates as MESRQNLYLSYSSDCLCITRHVYLPYLLKIYKYTVSSPCEIPIHHHTIPYHTMPLSSILSQTHYFSDQPITTLLLFFFLFLVASYLFLKPNPRNLPPGPPGLPFFGNLLSLHPDLHTYFAALAQIHGQIFKLRLGSKLAIVITSPTLAREVLKDHDTVFANRDVPVAGRIATYGGTDIVWTPYGPEWRMLRKVCVVKMLSNVTLDSVYDLRRSEVCKMVSYLYDRAGSAVNVGEQVFLAVMNVITSMMWGGEVEGVDRESVGAEFRELVAEMTQLLGKPNVSDFFPGLARFDLQGVEKDMQALVPRFDAIFERMIGERVKVNQKEDRKKKERKDFLQFLLDLKDSEGSDSKTPFTMTHLKALLMDMVVGGTDTSSNTIEFAMAEIMQKAEVMKKVQEELEVVVGKDKMVEESDIHKLHYLEAVMKETLRLHPALPLLVPHSPSESSNVGGYTIPKGSRIFINVWAIHRDPSVWEKPLEFDPTRFLDAKWDFSGNDFSYFPFGSGRRICAGIAMAEKTVLHLLATLIHLFDWTIPQGDKLETEEKFGIVLRKNVPLVAIPTPRFSNPHFYK
- the LOC106768655 gene encoding uncharacterized protein LOC106768655 produces the protein MGEFTIQISNDLVNQLVDDGLPKKKTRKSRRKVARDTEKSQSNETRKPESAVIPGWPVQPPLHLPGTFPAQPPKSELESIQCILQESEKVLERLQKQEETMLQEVTQKAKDLHDKEYKIPNPKPEPCTAERFATLSCYKEHIKDPLKCATLVTSFADCLRRFGRLGDK